CAtttgcagacaaacacattcataccGACAAGTAATTAAAAAAGTGCCTGCTTTTTTAACTTGCGTATCTTTGGACATTTGAGAAGAAAAACTGAGCTGGTGTAACATCATTATCTAATGTTATGTCAGTTTTCGCTCTAGCTTGCAACAGTTGTCAGAGTCATTGTTGTCagacatatttttcttgttgacaAGGTTAGATTATGTGCCTTGGAGTGCTTGTTTCATATTTATGGTTATATGTGCCCAATTAGCTGCCAATTATGGAATGACAGCAGGGGAAGGGACATTTGTAGAGTGTTTGTAACCCTAGGGTTAGGTATGCCTAAAATATAGATACTGTAGGTATTCCCACCTCTGGGCATGGTATTTTTAGGTAGGTAGTCCATACCTTTACTTGAAAAGTTTTGTGTAAACAGTGTAAcagctcttgtcaatcagatatATCTTTTTAATATCTACATATACCTACATATAGTTTATGCACGACTACACCTTTGCTTTGGATAGAGCACAGCTAACTGTTTCCAGACTTtgtactaagctaagctaaccagatgctggctgtagccttataTATAATGGACAAATataagagtggtattgatcttctcatctaactctcccCCAGAAAGCAGatgagcatatttcccaaaatgtaaaactattcctttaatagaGCTCTGACTTGGAGGGAAAATGACTGGGACAGAGCTGCTGAACAAGACCAGAGTGACATGCAAGTAAAGTAGTCTCTGACAATTATTAGCTGCccttcactctcctcctctctgagtTTCTTCAACCCCTTCGTTTCTTCACCCCCTCAACAATAACCCCTCTCCATTAGAAAACTGAGTAATAATTTGCAATAAATTGCTATCTCTGAGCCCCCCAACCCTCACAATATATTTAGGTGAAAATCTGTATGCATTTCAGGCAGTTGGAAAGTGTCAATCTGAATTTACgggtttttttgtaaaacaaagtatttaaactgtttaaatatttttataagtaCAGTTGTAAATTTCAGACCTTAATTGCTTACAAGGTTTGTCTTAGTTTGCTGGACACATCTGCAAAACTTGTTCACTCACTTCATCATCCTTGAACCTGAGTGTCTTTGGGTGTTTGCTTCTAGAAGCAAAGTTTCAGCAGTGGGATTTCATTTGattcttaaaggtgcagttcaTGATTAAATAAACCATCTTACCATAAAAAAGCAAATTAGTGTAAAACAGCAAAACTATTTTAACACAATATAATAAAGTGCACCACAAACTacttccaaaatgaccatacaGTTGAATCAGCAGCTCTTTAATTTTAACAAGCTTCAACACAAACTAAATATTATAACCATGATGGTAGGATTATTGCCAGTATGTTTataattctgttttaaaaagtaaCCTTTAGAGTGAATATATAGATTTAACATTCAGatttaagttttaaaattttgatGAGCATTTAGCTCAGCTCATTTTTTTGAATTCTGTTTAATTGCTAGTTATGTGTAGATATAAGACTTATGTTTAACATTTACAATACATTTATCTAGGTTGTATCTTGTGGCCCTTCAACAAGGAACCAGCCTCCAGCACGAGTTGAGACCTGCATCTGTGAATCTgcatcacatactgtagcaatatcaacacacaatacacaaacacagcatcaTATTTCTGTGTAATCGTGAACATCACAGCACTCTGTGATCATAGATAGGCTGTTGATGAACTTGGGGGTGAGGTGTGGGGTGTTGGTGTGAACTCACACTCTTCTTTTAAAgtatctctttctctgttccGTAATTGTTTTTTGCAGATAATGCATTCTCCCTAATAGCTTTAAATTCTGAGAAACTGCGTGTTCTGCTGCAGCTTGTGATTAGGCCTAAACATGGTACACAATTTTTTGATATCCTATTCGTGGCTGAAGGAGACTGGAGCCTAACCCAGCATGCAGTGGATTAGAGGGAGAGGGCAGTGGGTGTACGCACCCTGGACTCAGAGATAACAttttcagacaaacacattcataccGACAAGTAATTAAAAAAGCGCCTGCTTTTTTAACTTGCGTATCTTTGGACATTTGAGAAGAAAAACTGAGCTGGTGTAACATCATTATCTAATGTTATGTCAGTTTTCACTCTAGCTTGCAACAGTTGTCGGAGTCATTGTTGTCagacatatttttcttgttgacaAAGTTAGATTAAGTGCCTTGAGTGTTTGTAACCCTAGGGTTAGGTATGCCTAAAATATAGATACTGTAGGTATTCCCACCTCTGGGCATGGTATTTTTAGGTAGGTAGTCCATACCTTTACTTGAAAAGTTTTGTGTAAACAGTGTAAcagctcttgtcaatcagatatATCTTTTTAATATCTACATATACCTACATATAGTTTATGCACGACTACACCTTTGCTTTGGATAGAGCACAGCTAACTGTTTCCAcactttgtgctaagctaagctaaccagatgctggctgtagccttataTATAATGGACAAATataagagtggtattgatcttctcatctaactctcccCCAGAAAGCagataagcatatttcccaaaatgtaaaactattcctttaatagaGCTCTGACTTGGAGGGAAAATGACTGGGACAGAGCTGCTGACCAGAGTGACACGCAAGTAAAGTAGTCTCTGACAATTATTAGCTGCCCTtcactctcctcttctctgaGTTTCTTCAACCCCTTCGTTTCTTCACCCCCTCAACAATAACCCCTCTCCATTAGAAAACCGAGTAATAATTTGCAATAAATTGCTATCTCTGAGCCCCCCAAACCTCACAATATATTTAGGTGAAAATCTGTATGCATTTCAGGCAGTTGGAAAGTGTCAAACTGAATTTATGGGTTAAATTTCAGACCTTAATTGCTTACAAGGTTTGTCTTAGTTTGCTGGACACATCTGCAAAACTTGTTCACTCACTTCATCATCCTTGAACCTGAGTGTCTTTGGGTGTTTGCTTCTAGAAGCAAAGTTTCAGCAGTGGGATTTCATTTGattcttaaaggtgcagttcaTGATTAAACAAACCATCTTACCATAAACAAGGCAAATTAGTGTAAACTGGCAAAACTATTTTAACACAATATAATAAAGTGCACCACAAACTacttccaaaatgaccatacaGTTGAATCAGCAGCTCTTTAATTTTAACAAGCTTCAACACAAACTAAATATTATAACCATGATGGTAGGATTATTGCCAGTATGTTTATAATTCTATTTTAGAAAGTAACCTTTCGATTGAATATATTTCTTTAACATTCAGatttaagttttaaaattttgatGAGCATTTAGCTCAGCtcgttttttttaattctgtttaatTGCTAGTTATGTGTAGATATAAGACTtatgtttaacattttcaatacatttaatcatttgttaaaagtttttcatcctgtttatGTCCTGTCTTCAATTATCctatgatgtttttattgtgtttatgtttcatgtttttgtgtgtttttatgctgccTTGCTGCAAAAGTAATAACGatatgaactgaactgaattgacTTGGACATTGTCAAATGCTGCAAAAATTGAGATGTTAATTGGGGTTGACCACTTCACacttaaattaatttcaaaatgtaCGCTTCAAATATAGTTGTGTTAAATGAGTTCTGCTTCTCCTACTGGAGTTTGTTTGCCACTTCTGTCAGTGCTGCAATCCttataatataaatgttttacttCTTAACCAGCCCTTCTTAGGTAAATTCTCAATTGTCAGTATCAAATCCAATTTTGGTTCTTTGCTTAATGTTAATATGTTACAGCAAAAGTCTCATTTCCCCATTTGGGGCATATAGTTTCATCTCATCTGACTTGGGCTGGTAGGGtgtgaagaaaaatgtgtgaatgaggctggtcaaacacaaaaaagactCCACCTCCTAGACATCAAAACTTTAAGTTTGACTTGGTGAGCCACTGAACAGAGCATGCTGTTTGCATTCACAAGTAAGGTAAGACACTTAAGACGTTCTTTCTGTGATACTTACAGTTTTTGTTGAGTAATCTCTTTCGACAAATCAATCATATTCAAAATTCCTTGATGTCAATGTTTTAATGCCATCTTATCTATATTGAAGCAGTACATTTTAAGTGCATTGTTTAACAGATTTTATGGCCAGGCcatttttcattctgtcaaTTCTTTCATACAGATGACAAGGATGTGGCAGCTCTTGCTCCTGTGGTGGTCATGGAGTCCTCTGTGTCTGCCATCCAGTGTAAGCTTCATTGGTACACCACAACAGTGTCAGGAGGCTCAATTTGTCCCTGGTTACAATCTGGGTGGAGAAGGCTTCGACATCGTCACAATGAAGCGGAAAGGTGCCTATGTCATCGACACTGAAACATGGAAGCTTGGCAATGGCACTTGCAGGCTATTCATTAACAGCTACATGGAAGGAAAGAAACAGAAGGTCCCAGCTGCTGTAGTGGACTGGAGAACCCTCCCCAAGTGCAATTCAATGGTCTCCAGTGTAGTTTATGGTTCTGTTGAAACTCTTGTCAATGATTCCACCTCATCTGTTTCCAATGATTGGAAAATTGGCCTTAATGTCCCTGTCAATCCTACTACCACTGTTAATGTGGGCTTAGGAGGTTCCCACTCTAGAGAATCAGCTTTTGGCATGAAAAAGTCAAAAGAAGACCACTATACCTTCCTCAAACATTCTGTCCACTGTGACTTCTACCGGTGAGTATGTGGACAGATATTCCTCTTCTTGACATTAActctgattttatttgttcagtttgaTAAGCATTATTTAATTGTACAGTGTTATACACAGTACATATAAACTAATCCTATACCCTAGTGCTGTAGTTATTTGTTTGTAAATACAGCATTTTCAAATAACAAAATTGCACTGCATATGGCAATAATGTTTGCTTGAATTGAAAATAACTAAACCGTAACATCTGAATGATATATTATGATGGACTGTAACTTACTTATTTTATCTCTCTGTTTTACAGTTACAGAATGGCAACAAAATCTCCCCTGAGTCATGACTTTCAATCAGCTGTCAACTCCCTTCCTTCCTATTCATGTAAAACTGCACCCTCATATCGTAATCTGATTGATACATATGGTACACATTACATCACACAAGTGTTTCTAGGAGGGGGAATGAAGGCAGTCACTGCTGTCAGGACCTGCCAGGCAACCATGAATGGACTGTCAACAACAGAAGTCAATGACTGTTTGACAGTTGAGGCCTCAGTAGGATTTGCTAAAACTGCCAGTATTGATTCCATGGTAAAACACTgtcaggagaagaagaagaagttaaaCCATGATCAGAGTTTCAGCAGCACGTTTAATGAGCGAATCACAGAGGTAATTGGTGGAAACATTAACGGAGCTGATATCCTCTTTCAAGGGCAATCAGACCCCTCTGTCTATAGCACGTGGATTAACTCACTGAAAAACATACCTGATGTGGTCCAATACAACATAAAGCCTCTGCACATCATACTGCCAAGGGGTCATCCAGCCAGTGCCGGACTGAAACAAGAGGTGGAGAAGTACATCAAGGAAAATGCTGTGTTGAAAAAATGCTCAGAATCCTGTCAAATTGGGCATACATCTAACAAAAGGGATCCTTGTGCTTGTGTTTGCAACAGTAATCAGAATATCAAGTCAAACTGCTGTCCTGCTGGTAAAGGTCTTGCAACATTAACGGTTTTCAAGCTTTATGCAGATGGGCTGTATGGTGATAAGTGGACGCAGACAGATGGTTCAGTGGTAGTTAAATATGGTGACCAGATAAGGCGCACTGCCATTATATCAAACAATGATAATCCTAGATGGTCAGAGAAATTTAACTTTGGACCCATCGTCATCAATATGAGAAACAAGCTTGAGTTCAGTATTTATGATGAGGATACCTACTGGAATAGTGATAATCTTGGTCAATGCTCAATTAATCTGCGCAGTGGGATGGTGAGTGACAGCTGCATGTTAAATGATGGtaccttcttcttctcctacATAGTAGAGTGTGCACCACGTCTTGGTGGTAACCAATGTCAAGAATACATACCCTCCCCATTGAGTGCTTCTCTGGCCAAGGTCTTCCACACCAGAAATGGGGTCCTCGTTGGAGAAACTGGCGAGCAGTGTGCTAAATCAGTCACTTGAGGCCAGCTGGTGATGTGAGATGCAATGGGAGATTTAACTGGAGATTAACCTTTATGATGGATACTTTGTCAGTAGGTGATAGTgcctgttttggttttacaatgcctgtttttcatttcatgtgcTTTTAACTTTCATGTGTACCCATAATTTTCTTAacaaatatatttgtaaatCTTCCATAATCCagtttttatgattttgttctttgtgatgtgtgtaaaaacaacaccagcatctgtctgactgtatgctttaaaaatgttgttaataaagcattaaaagcaaaaaagcaaagcaaaagcaaaaaaaactgtttcattttttgGTTGACATGTCTATGGTAATAACTGCACAAGCACGCAGAGATTCCCCAAACATTTAAGGAGAGTGTGCTCAAGTTTGTTCAGTataacaacaaattaaaataaatgaatttagaGAGTAACTTTTACCCTGATTATAACGTAATTGTTTAATATAGAGTAggagtagtagtactagtagtattTAACATTAGAAATATTTACAGTTTGCCTCTACATTTCCGACTTGGAGGGGCTTCCCCCTGCTGTGGAGTGAAGTGTAGACGAGAGGGATTCATGCTGAGAGAACACCACAGGTATTACCATAAATAACTTACCTGTACTCATGTGACCAGTGATATCTCTTGTCAATACTTTGCATAATTGCTGCTCAGAGAAAATCATGTTGTCGCTGAACATGTGCTTCATAATCTCAGATGATCTGCCCTTTAACTGAAACATGATGTGTACAGTTGTCCAAACTCGTTTGATAGAATGGAACGGGATAAACAGTAGAAGAAGTCATATATGGGATGAAAGTGTCTTCATCAGAAACACAATATTGGTGATTTGTTGAAATGCTTAAAACTATGTAGTTTCTTTTCACCAAAAAAGCTATAGTCTTTGAAAGAATGAGGACTCATAAGCAGAGGATAACTATGGCCTTCTTGTAATCAGGCACATCACAAACTTTTAACCATCTATCTAAAGTTGACTGTTGTTGCTGTGAAAAATCCCCTTACAGTATGTCTGTCCTGGCGTCATGCTATCTAAGACACTAGCTTACATGCgttcatgcacacacagacacactcatgACAAACGTACAAACTTGATCTCCTCTGAGGTTAGTCAGAGCTTATTCACAAGTCAGGGGGGGATTTTTTACAGTTTGGGGGTAGGGATGGGTGGTTAGAGTTCAGGAAAAAGTCATGATAGTTGATGAGTAATGCTTTCCAAACATCCTGCCACAgttttattcaattaaaaataaGAGGTGGttgttttggatttttggaAAACCTTGTCTTACTGTTAACAACTTTTGATTTAGTCACACACAGTACCAGGTGTCGGAACATATCATCAATGCTTCATTCGTTTTATAACAAAAGTTTTTTTGGTCATGTTGTCCCTCTCAAAGCAGGTTTACCTTCTTTTTGAGGCTGCAGGAGTGCACTTTCAGCCTCGCTGGAGGTAGGTGCAAATGACCGCAATAAAAAGCATATGCAAACAACGCCATCTGCCTCCCACCCTTGATTCTCATGAAAtgctgttccttttttttctgaggtACCAGAATAAAAGACTACAGGTTCTACTGACTCAACAGCCTTTACCACCACCTGCCTCCCTCTTATCAACCACTTTAACCTCACTGGTGGAGGCATACAATAATGGTGACAGGTAGCTCTCTGGATATTTGTTTACATGGTGTTTGAAACTGTCTGTTGAGCATTTGTGTTAGAGCAAGATCTGTTGATTTGTTGAGTGCTGTAGATCATATGAGTGAAGTGCTGCTCCTAGGATCTGGTTGAGGGTTGTGGATCTGCTCTCAGCGGAAAAGTATCTTATATTGTGAAGAGTCTCTCTTTTCAACTGACAAcatttggaaatgtgtttgagtTGCTTGAATGGAAATGAGTGTTTAGGTATCTGTGTGGGTACCAGCAGCAAGAACCACACTGAATGTATGTACATTTATGCGCATGTGTGTGGATGCATTTGTTTTGTATGCATACAGTATCGGAATGCATGCATGCGCTTGCACTCTACGAAGTTTTCCTATGAGGAtaatatatgtttatgtttgtatgcatgCATGCTTTCACAGGGCAGGTGCAAGTATGTTCCCTGTATGTGTATTTACACAAGCACAAAGAGTCCTCTGAAGATCTCAGCCAATCACTTTACCTCTGTGTATGGGCACACCTGCTCCCTGTGTTATAAATAGACAGTGGATACATCAATTCCCTCGTGTCACACAGATCAAGTTCAAAAACTTCTGTTTTGACAGACGGGAGAAGACACACTCCACAAAGACAGATGATAGCTGATAAACAATGGTAACCTGCTATTTCAGAATCATGGCTGTGATGTGTGTATTGGGGGTTTGTATTCATTTGTCAACAGCTTAATAAAAGTAGAGATGTAACCTCAGGCTCTGTTGTGTAGCTTAACAGATATTTCAGTCATCTCACGTTTCAACATAATGATTTCTTTGGACATTTCACTTACAGTTTTGATTTGACCTTAAATTATTTCTCcaaagtaattttaaaaatatgaattattaacAATGATTCAGTAAACAGAGGAACATTACACAAGTTTTCAGACTCAGATGTCTGAagatttgtattcaggcacaagGAAGCCTGCTGTAAAACAGCTGTTAGGAATATATGACATTTCAAGTCATCTTTGCATGAAACTATAGTGCCCCTCTGTGGTAACAATATGAAGAGCAACTTTTCAGAGGTCCCAGAATACTGGAGAAGAAagatgaatttatttttatgttatggACAGATTTTGGACAGCGGAAGGAAACCCACTAacttaatgtaaataaatgaatagtaCACATAGAATTTATGTGtcttttgtgatattttatgcAATATGCGCGGCGGTGAAATAAGTATTCAAATTGTTTACTTTAAGTAAAAGTTGTAACACCACAGTGCGAAAATACTGCATTACAAAGAAAAGTCCTGCAAGTACAGAAGTCTTActagcaaaatgtactttaaaataactcattatgcagaaccTTTTCAGAATGAATTAAGGAAATAATTACAGAACATACAACTGTACCTAACAACATACAGCACTAGAAGTACACCAGCCTTCTTGCCTTTGTCATTTTACCCCTATCGAGGAAGTTATGTTTTCACTCctcttcatttgtttgttaGCAGGGTTACTCTAAAGGTTTTCTTCCAGATTTCATAAAAGTATCATGACAGGAtcaattttttaaactttttaacatGCCTTGGCAGAGGTTTAAGTTCTACTGGGCATCCTTGTAATTGCTAATGGCTAAAGCAAACATACCTCTATCTGCCTCTTGCTGCATTTTGCAGATCCCTTTGTACTGTCttcaattttctgtctcttcttggCATTCTGTAATCATAAGGTAACCCAATGCTAATCTCCCTCTCTACAAATCCAAATTAATCCAAGCTAAAGGGTTGCAAACGCAATTTGAATAAAGAACACTCTAATGATTTCCTTAAAGATTTTACTGCATTGCAAGGTTGATTTCTAGTTTGTACCAAATATTTAGTATAGAGATGGCTAAGTTCATATCTGGCTAGCTAGCTACTATCCACCTAGCATGTTGTTTAGCATGTTATACAGCTTTGAACAGGCCTAAACATAAAGCCAATTCAGAAAATACAGTTTACATACATTAGTGATGCATCCTTAATAAACTCATAGACCCATAGACTTGTTTTAATTGCAAAAAAGCCTTGCTATGTGACCTATAGGCTATAGGTACCAAAATCAACTGAATGGAATAATGTCAGCTACaactacaacatgtttttaagggtgatttatttacaatttacaatttacaattctGAGTATGTTAGACTTAGGGGAACTCTAAATtacactttttccttttttttttttttttggttcactAGAAGGGCATACAGAACCTCCAGCTCACTCCATTACAACGGCAACTCGTAGGGTGCTGCATTACATCCTCTTCGTTTAAAGGGCACATCATGTTTTCTCGATTTTGGGGGTTCTTTACAGGGCActatcacttccattgaaaggGCACCCATCAGGGCACATCATTCACTCTATAGGGcatttcatcctgatttacccaGAACTAAGACAATCATTACAGAACTTtggtatgttttctcctttgtgcgGGCACCTTAGAGGACACTTTcatgacacttttttttccttgggGGAACCCCCTCCCCACAAAGTCTGCCAGTGAATTTAACCAACTCTATAGTACTGTGGGTagttttatatgtaaatatgcaGCACAAATTGATCATATGTTTggtatgtaaaatcttaatctgcaaagtaactggAAATAGTACAAtaacctcaaaactgtacttaaatacagttaaGTATATATACTTAGCTACTTTCCCCCATTAAATAGTGTGTGTACTATGTTAAATAGCATGAATCTGATATAATTTATATGGACATGTCATTGGCACTTGAAAATGGTGTAATTCCAGTTTTGTTAATTTTCAGGTTATAACTTAAGTTGAAGGGTTACAGAGAATTaaaaccattttgataatcttAAGAATGAATAGTCTACACAATTGTCGCTGTTGTGGATTTTCggagctgatgcactggcagttgtcagtttgaagaagagaagaccaaaccaaactttgtatgatgattctgggaaaactttaatgaagaaccttgcaagggagagcgactcaagggacacctcctgttcgtacggtgtccccaaactcgtctgacccacacagtccaaaaccagcctttaagccaatcatagaaactagttcgtcagttccgaatcataaacctatgacctaaatctgtatctttggtttgtcttgttgcgtctgatgatgacctgcattctggccttggttcgcctgtgaggctcctggtttattaaacaacatgtgttatcttctgtttgagagaacagaggagtacagcttgacattctgttgtcctggtcagtTATGGAATATCCATAACAGTCGctcaatacagtaatgtaattatAATGACTGTTTCACtggggaaataaaaaaac
The DNA window shown above is from Thunnus maccoyii chromosome 2, fThuMac1.1, whole genome shotgun sequence and carries:
- the LOC121883733 gene encoding perforin-1-like, which produces MLFAFTSKMTRMWQLLLLWWSWSPLCLPSSVSFIGTPQQCQEAQFVPGYNLGGEGFDIVTMKRKGAYVIDTETWKLGNGTCRLFINSYMEGKKQKVPAAVVDWRTLPKCNSMVSSVVYGSVETLVNDSTSSVSNDWKIGLNVPVNPTTTVNVGLGGSHSRESAFGMKKSKEDHYTFLKHSVHCDFYRYRMATKSPLSHDFQSAVNSLPSYSCKTAPSYRNLIDTYGTHYITQVFLGGGMKAVTAVRTCQATMNGLSTTEVNDCLTVEASVGFAKTASIDSMVKHCQEKKKKLNHDQSFSSTFNERITEVIGGNINGADILFQGQSDPSVYSTWINSLKNIPDVVQYNIKPLHIILPRGHPASAGLKQEVEKYIKENAVLKKCSESCQIGHTSNKRDPCACVCNSNQNIKSNCCPAGKGLATLTVFKLYADGLYGDKWTQTDGSVVVKYGDQIRRTAIISNNDNPRWSEKFNFGPIVINMRNKLEFSIYDEDTYWNSDNLGQCSINLRSGMVSDSCMLNDGTFFFSYIVECAPRLGGNQCQEYIPSPLSASLAKVFHTRNGVLVGETGEQCAKSVT